A region from the Paraburkholderia youngii genome encodes:
- a CDS encoding response regulator, producing MRILLVEDDRMIAEGVRKALRGEGFAVDWVEDGEAALHAAAAQPYDLALLDLGLPKRDGLEVLRALRARGNALPVLIVTARDAVADRVKGLDAGADDYLVKPFDLDELGARMRALIRRQSGRSDSTIRHGNLTLDPASHQVTLDGAPVALSAREFALLEALLARPGAVLSKSQLEEKMYGWGEEIGSNTVEVYIHALRKKLGADLIRNVRGLGYMIAKDA from the coding sequence ATGCGCATCCTGCTAGTCGAAGATGACCGGATGATCGCCGAAGGCGTGCGCAAGGCGCTGCGCGGCGAAGGCTTCGCCGTCGATTGGGTCGAGGACGGCGAAGCGGCGCTGCACGCGGCGGCAGCCCAGCCTTACGATCTCGCGTTGCTCGATCTCGGTCTGCCCAAGCGCGACGGTCTCGAGGTGCTGCGCGCACTGCGCGCGCGCGGCAATGCGCTGCCGGTGCTGATCGTCACCGCGCGCGACGCGGTCGCCGATCGAGTCAAAGGCCTCGACGCCGGCGCTGACGATTATCTTGTCAAACCTTTCGATCTCGACGAGCTCGGCGCGCGCATGCGAGCGCTGATCCGGCGCCAGTCCGGCCGCAGCGATTCGACGATTCGCCACGGCAACTTGACCCTCGATCCCGCGTCGCACCAGGTCACGCTCGATGGCGCGCCGGTCGCGCTGTCCGCGCGCGAATTCGCGTTGCTCGAAGCGCTGCTCGCGCGGCCCGGCGCGGTGCTGTCCAAGAGCCAGCTCGAGGAAAAGATGTACGGCTGGGGCGAGGAGATCGGCAGCAATACCGTCGAGGTGTATATCCACGCGCTGCGCAAGAAGCTCGGCGCCGATCTGATCCGCAACGTGCGCGGGCTGGGCTACATGATCGCGAAGGACGCCTGA
- a CDS encoding ATP-binding protein, whose amino-acid sequence MRSIRRQLLFWLLALMLLGVGIAGWLIYRQALAEANELFDYQLEQIAAALPAEPFSQVLGRDTGDEGIVLQIWNRNGMLMYYSRPRAPLAPRAELGFSTERTDRGEWRVYGAIVGDNVVQLAQPLSVRNRLAADVALRTLWPLIVLLPLLGLAVWVIVGRGLQPLRRVTSALDTRHPEALDPLPDQRLPLEVRPLVRALNGLLQRLATALDIQKAFVADAAHELRTPLAAVQIQAQLVARARDDTARGEALADLQAGVTRATRLAEQLLALALARAEPDGAAVAGMLDLRELLQECVATYAPLAVNRGVDLGIEASEPASVTGDAEALRVMFNNLVDNATKYTPRGGSVDVSLRVEDGRPVVRIADSGPGIDPADRERVFDRFYRAGVGANRARTDVTGSGLGLAIVRRIATQHHAQVSLGESPTGGLQVIVRF is encoded by the coding sequence ATGCGCTCGATTCGCCGACAACTGTTGTTCTGGCTGCTCGCGCTCATGCTGCTCGGTGTCGGCATCGCGGGTTGGCTGATCTACCGGCAGGCGCTCGCCGAAGCGAACGAACTGTTCGACTACCAGCTCGAGCAGATCGCCGCGGCGCTGCCGGCGGAACCGTTCTCGCAGGTGCTCGGCCGCGATACCGGCGACGAGGGCATCGTGCTGCAGATCTGGAACCGCAACGGCATGCTGATGTATTACTCGCGGCCGCGCGCGCCGCTCGCGCCGCGCGCCGAACTCGGTTTTTCGACCGAGCGCACCGACCGCGGCGAATGGCGCGTGTATGGCGCGATCGTCGGTGACAACGTCGTGCAGCTCGCGCAGCCGCTGTCGGTGCGCAACCGGCTCGCCGCCGATGTCGCGCTGCGCACGCTGTGGCCGCTGATCGTGCTGCTGCCGCTGCTCGGGCTCGCGGTGTGGGTGATCGTCGGCCGTGGGCTACAGCCGCTGCGGCGCGTGACGAGCGCGCTCGACACGCGTCATCCCGAAGCGCTCGATCCGTTGCCCGATCAGCGCTTGCCGCTCGAAGTGCGGCCGCTCGTGCGGGCGCTGAACGGGCTGCTGCAACGGCTCGCGACCGCTCTAGATATCCAGAAGGCGTTCGTTGCCGATGCCGCGCACGAATTGCGCACGCCGCTTGCCGCGGTACAGATCCAGGCGCAACTGGTCGCGCGAGCCAGGGACGACACGGCCCGCGGCGAAGCGCTCGCCGATTTGCAGGCGGGCGTCACGCGCGCGACGCGCCTTGCCGAGCAACTGCTCGCGCTCGCGCTCGCGCGCGCCGAGCCGGACGGCGCCGCCGTCGCCGGCATGCTCGATCTGCGCGAGCTGCTTCAGGAGTGCGTCGCGACCTACGCGCCGCTCGCGGTGAATCGCGGCGTCGACCTCGGCATCGAGGCGAGCGAGCCCGCCAGCGTGACCGGCGACGCCGAAGCGCTGCGCGTGATGTTCAACAACCTAGTCGACAACGCGACCAAGTACACGCCGCGCGGCGGCAGTGTCGACGTCAGCCTGCGCGTCGAGGACGGCCGTCCGGTGGTGCGGATCGCCGACAGCGGCCCCGGTATCGATCCGGCCGATCGCGAGCGCGTGTTCGACCGCTTCTATCGCGCGGGAGTGGGCGCGAATCGCGCGCGCACCGACGTGACGGGCAGTGGCCTCGGTCTCGCGATCGTGCGCCGCATAGCCACGCAACATCATGCTCAAGTCTCGCTCGGTGAATCGCCGACCGGTGGTTTGCAGGTCATCGTCCGCTTTTGA
- the dacB gene encoding D-alanyl-D-alanine carboxypeptidase/D-alanyl-D-alanine endopeptidase, whose amino-acid sequence MPNRFATRAAVWLCAATLGAGALLPLAAQARIKATHPSVNVTTVLPQPVMVGLHRAHVPLSSISVVVEKVGDRTPILALNAGKPMMPASTMKLVTTYAGLSILGPGYRWRTSAYADGPLDANGVLHGNLYIQGTGDPKLVPEELIDLVQKIHKAGINGIDGALVLDKRYFDPSTRDLPAFDDDVNAPYNVGPDPLLYAFKSLSFTLTPSPDGTVAIDVLPPLAQLRIDNQLRATNGPCRGELPTPTVTPQPDGTLVASFIGDLPVRCDSRTINVAVLDHSTFFARGFLALWQQTGGTFTGTTREGAVPAGAKLVATHDGPMLSDIVRDINKFSNNTMARNLFLTIGAAEERAPATPAKAARAVEAFLTRDSLNTEYLSLDNGSGLSRDEHITALALADVLQRANASPVAQVFVDSLPIAGVDGTMRNRLTSQGAGGNAHIKTGTLRDVRAIAGYVASADGNSYIVVSLINDPHSEAARAAHDALLEWVYEGPSQGFTKVAAPIEEVREKPRKNPRKRGGH is encoded by the coding sequence ATGCCTAACCGCTTCGCGACGCGCGCCGCCGTCTGGCTCTGCGCCGCCACGCTCGGCGCGGGCGCGCTGCTGCCGCTGGCCGCGCAGGCACGCATCAAGGCCACACATCCGAGCGTCAACGTCACGACGGTACTGCCGCAACCGGTGATGGTCGGTCTGCACCGCGCGCACGTGCCGTTGTCGTCGATCAGCGTGGTCGTCGAAAAGGTCGGCGATCGCACGCCGATCCTCGCGCTGAACGCCGGCAAGCCGATGATGCCCGCCTCGACGATGAAGCTCGTCACCACCTATGCAGGCCTGTCGATCCTCGGCCCCGGCTACCGCTGGCGCACCAGCGCGTACGCGGACGGCCCTCTCGACGCGAACGGCGTGCTGCACGGCAATCTGTACATCCAGGGCACCGGCGACCCCAAGCTCGTGCCCGAAGAACTGATCGACCTCGTGCAGAAGATTCACAAGGCCGGCATCAACGGCATCGACGGCGCGCTGGTGCTCGACAAGCGCTACTTCGATCCGTCGACCCGCGACCTGCCCGCATTCGACGACGACGTCAACGCACCGTACAACGTCGGCCCCGATCCGCTGCTGTACGCGTTCAAATCGCTGTCGTTCACGCTGACGCCATCGCCGGACGGCACGGTGGCGATCGACGTGCTGCCCCCGCTCGCTCAGTTGCGCATCGACAACCAGTTGCGCGCGACGAACGGCCCATGCCGCGGCGAGTTGCCGACGCCGACCGTCACGCCACAGCCTGACGGCACGCTCGTTGCGTCGTTCATCGGCGACCTGCCAGTGCGTTGCGATTCGCGCACGATCAACGTCGCCGTGCTCGATCACTCGACGTTCTTCGCGCGCGGCTTCCTCGCGCTGTGGCAGCAAACTGGCGGCACTTTCACGGGCACGACCCGCGAAGGCGCGGTGCCCGCTGGTGCGAAGCTCGTCGCGACGCACGACGGGCCGATGCTGTCGGACATCGTTCGCGACATCAACAAGTTCAGCAACAACACGATGGCGCGCAACCTGTTCCTGACCATCGGCGCCGCCGAGGAAAGAGCGCCCGCTACGCCCGCGAAAGCCGCGCGCGCGGTCGAAGCTTTCCTGACCCGCGACAGCCTGAACACCGAATACCTGTCGCTCGACAACGGCTCGGGACTGTCGCGCGACGAGCACATCACCGCGCTCGCGCTCGCCGATGTGCTGCAGCGCGCGAACGCGAGCCCGGTCGCGCAGGTGTTCGTCGATTCGCTGCCGATCGCCGGTGTCGACGGCACGATGCGCAACCGCCTGACCAGCCAGGGCGCGGGCGGCAACGCTCACATCAAGACCGGCACGCTGCGCGACGTGCGCGCGATCGCGGGCTACGTCGCATCGGCCGACGGCAACAGCTACATCGTCGTCAGCCTGATCAACGATCCGCATTCCGAAGCGGCGCGCGCCGCGCACGACGCGCTGCTCGAATGGGTGTACGAAGGCCCGTCGCAGGGCTTCACGAAGGTCGCCGCGCCCATCGAGGAAGTGCGCGAGAAGCCCAGGAAAAACCCGCGCAAGCGCGGCGGCCACTGA
- a CDS encoding DegQ family serine endoprotease — MNAKTLSRGAVAVAVAAALSAGYVAGHRDVPAPQIISPAEAAAMMPAEAAAKTGIPDFSGLVETYGPAVVNISAKHVVKQTAMRGNGGNRPGNQLPIDPNDPFYQFYKRFFGGVPGMQGGDGGDGGDAPDQPSASLGSGFIISNDGYILTNAHVVDGANVVTVKLTDKREFKAKVVGADKQSDVAVLKINASDLPTVKIGDPRQSKVGQWVVAIGSPYGFDNTVTSGIISAKSRTLPNENYTPFIQTDVPVNPGNSGGPLFNLQGEVIGINSMIYSQTGGFQGLSFAIPISEAIKVKDDLVKTGHVSRGRLGVAVQGLNQTLAESFGMQKPQGALVSSVDANGPAAKAGLQPGDVILSVNGDEVSDSTDLPSKIAALAPGSSATLKVWRDKASKDVKVTIGSFSDVKVASASKTDQQTQLQGRLGVAVRPLTPEEKSSASVSHGLLVQQAGGAAASAGIQAGDVILAVNGRPVTNMDQLKQMISGAGNSIALLIQRDNAQIFVPVDLG; from the coding sequence ATGAACGCGAAAACCTTGTCCCGCGGCGCCGTTGCGGTAGCTGTGGCCGCTGCGCTTTCAGCCGGCTATGTGGCGGGCCATCGCGATGTGCCCGCACCGCAGATCATCTCGCCGGCGGAAGCCGCTGCGATGATGCCAGCCGAAGCTGCCGCCAAAACCGGTATCCCCGATTTCTCCGGTCTCGTCGAGACCTACGGTCCGGCCGTCGTCAACATCAGCGCGAAGCACGTGGTCAAGCAAACGGCAATGCGCGGTAATGGCGGCAACCGCCCTGGCAACCAGTTGCCGATCGATCCGAACGATCCTTTCTATCAGTTCTACAAGCGGTTCTTCGGCGGCGTGCCCGGCATGCAAGGCGGCGATGGCGGCGATGGCGGCGACGCGCCCGACCAGCCGAGCGCGAGCCTCGGCTCGGGCTTCATCATCAGCAATGACGGCTACATTCTGACGAACGCGCACGTGGTCGATGGCGCGAACGTCGTCACCGTGAAGCTCACCGACAAGCGCGAGTTCAAGGCGAAGGTGGTTGGCGCCGACAAGCAGTCCGACGTCGCCGTGCTGAAGATCAACGCGAGCGATCTGCCGACTGTGAAGATCGGCGATCCGCGCCAGAGCAAGGTTGGTCAGTGGGTCGTCGCGATCGGCTCGCCGTATGGCTTCGACAACACCGTGACCTCGGGCATCATCAGCGCGAAGTCGCGCACGCTGCCCAACGAAAACTACACGCCGTTCATCCAGACCGATGTGCCGGTGAATCCAGGCAACTCGGGCGGTCCGCTTTTTAATCTGCAAGGCGAAGTCATCGGCATCAACTCGATGATCTACTCGCAGACGGGCGGCTTCCAGGGCCTGTCGTTCGCGATCCCCATCAGCGAGGCGATCAAGGTCAAGGACGATCTCGTCAAGACCGGTCACGTGAGCCGCGGCCGTCTCGGCGTCGCGGTGCAGGGCTTGAACCAGACGCTCGCCGAGTCGTTCGGCATGCAGAAGCCGCAAGGCGCGCTGGTCAGCTCGGTCGACGCCAACGGTCCGGCGGCCAAGGCTGGCTTGCAGCCGGGCGACGTGATCTTGTCGGTGAATGGCGACGAAGTCAGCGATTCGACGGATCTGCCGTCGAAGATCGCAGCCCTCGCGCCGGGCAGTTCGGCAACGCTGAAAGTGTGGCGCGATAAGGCCAGCAAGGACGTGAAGGTGACGATTGGCTCGTTCTCGGACGTGAAGGTCGCGTCGGCGAGCAAGACCGATCAGCAGACCCAGTTGCAAGGCCGTCTCGGTGTCGCGGTGCGGCCGCTGACGCCGGAAGAGAAGAGCAGCGCGTCGGTGTCGCACGGTCTGCTCGTGCAGCAGGCGGGCGGTGCGGCGGCGAGCGCCGGCATCCAGGCGGGCGACGTGATTCTCGCCGTCAACGGCCGTCCGGTCACGAACATGGATCAGTTGAAGCAGATGATTTCGGGCGCAGGCAACAGCATTGCGCTGCTGATCCAGCGGGACAACGCGCAGATTTTCGTGCCTGTTGATCTCGGCTGA